The Bacillus solimangrovi genome contains the following window.
AAAACGATAGCTTAATGAATGGAATGTATAGTGTTGTATGTTCTCTATAATAAGTAGATATAATTTAAAAACAAAGCTTCCAGGTTGATTATATGTTTAGGAAGCTTTGTTTTTTTTAGGTTCAATAATAAAACTTTTAGTTAATTAAATTTCCTTTACGGTATTCTTCTAAAATATATTCTGCACTTCTTAGTGCAAGTGCATAAACTGTAAATGTTGGGTTTGCACTTGGTGCTGTTACAAATGTAGGTGTTCCGATTATAAATAAGTTGCTCACATCGTGTGTTTGTCCAAAGCTATTGACTACAGATTCATTGGTGTTATCTCCCATACGACAACCACCTAATAAATGTGCTGTAGTTTTTAGATGATAAAATGATTTTCCACCTGAAGCTTCTGCAAGTTCTGTTAACTTCTGTTTTGCTGCATTGCGTATTGAATGATCATTTTTAGAATAATTCATATGTACTTCAGGAATTGGCACACCAAATTCATCTACTTGATCGGATAACTTTATACAATTTTCATGAGAGGGTAACATCTCACCGAGCATTGCGAAAGATCCATAGAAGTTGTAATCAAGCATAAAATTACGCAACGTTTCTCCCCATAAATGTTCATTGTTTTCGTTGAAAAGGCGTGCAAGACGAACAGGTCGTGAACCGTACGAGTTTAAGAGAAAACCACGTGCATAATTTCCCGTTTTTTCTCCTTCTTCGTATGGATCAAGTGTGAGTGCTTGAACTGGATTTCCACGATACATACGAATTTCTTCGTCGAACTTAACAATCATTTGGTCATTCATATTTGCCATTAAATACTTGCCAACAAGTCCTGATGAATTAGCTAACCCGTTCGGAAAAAGGTTGCTTTTTGAATGAAGCAGTAGTCTCGGCGTTTCAATCGCATGGCTCGCTAGAACGACAACATTCGCAGTCTGTATGAATTGCTTACCATTGTATATATAACGAACTCCGTGTATTTTACCTTGATTATTAAGTAATACTTCAATAACTCTTGTATTAGCTTGAATAGAAACACCATTTTTTTGTGCAAGAGGGATAAATGAATTAAGTGGTGTTGTTTTAGCGTCGGGCATACAACCTTCTTCACAAAAGCCACGGTTAATACAAGGGTGGCGATTTCCATATGGAGCAGATAAAATCGCCAGTGGTGAGACAGTATGGTTCATACCTAGACTTTCACATCCAGCACGAAATTTTAGAGCGTTATTACCTAAGTCATGATGCTGAGGAAGAGGGAATTTTCCTCCATAGGGCTTCCAAGGAAACTGTGCTGGACCCGAGAAAAGTAGGGTTTTCTGTATTTTATCATAATATGGTGCTACATCTTCATAACGTATAGGCCAATCCTGACCGACAGATTGTATTGATTTTGTTTTGAAGTCTGAATGATGAAACCGTAACATCTGAGCAGTATAGTGGACAGCACTTCCCCCTACTCCCTTTCCAGAATTATTACGTGAAAGATTAATCGGATCTTTCCCCATGCTTATACGTGGCTCATTCCAAAAGAGCTTCTCCATTTCTAGTTCGTCACTTGCAAAGTCTTGAAGTGGTTCACGAAATGGACCGGCATCTAGACAGCTAACGGATAAGCCTGCTTCACTCAAATAATAGGCAAGCGTGCTACCAGAAGCTCCAGTACCGACGATACATATATCAACGTGTGGAAGTTGAGTCATGAAGAGGTGCCTCCGAATTGTCAAATTGCTTTGGTCCAAATGCATAATAGCCATGTGGAAATGCAGGTCCGCCGAAACCAATATGTGACCATATCGAAGGATCGGAATAGACGATTGGAATTAACTCAGCGGTTAACGTTTTGAAAAATTCCACAGATGTTACTGCCTTCCAAACGTTATTAGTTGTATCACCAACAAACCATTGTGTAATAAGTTTTTGTTGCTGTTCTTTCTCTAATTGAATAAAGGGTAACTGGTGTAACAAAATACACTCTTCATCAATATGTTTTAATCCAGTGTCAATTACAGTTGTCTTGGGAAGCGTAGTTCCAGGGCGATAGCCACGAATGGATCCTTTTGAACATCGTTCATCAAAGATATCGATGATATGAATTGAAATTTCACCGAGATGAGATGGAAAGATGTGATGAGATAGATCAGTAAGGATCTCACGTTCCATCGTGCTGAAATAACTTGAATGTTTTGGCTTAAAACGTTCTTGGATAACTTGTCGAGTATGCTCATCCCACTCATCTTTATGCTTTAACACGTTGTAATGTGGGTAATAAGTTTTCTTAAGGTCGTCCATGTATTTCCTCCTCAGTTCAAAAAGAGTACTAAAATATTTGCGAATCCCAATAGAGAAATAAGCAATGGAAGGACAAATGGTGGACCACTCATCGTATTTTCAATATTAAATCCACCTGTTCGATCTTGAATTGCTTTTATATGATAAAAAGTCCCAATAACACCTGTGAAAATAGCAATAATCGATAAAGTAAATAGAACCCATTTCAAAAAGTCATTTAAAATAAAACTGTTAAATAATCCAAAAAAAACTAGTAATGGTAAGGTTATAACAGGTAACCACATTGGTTTTCGATGAAACTTTCCACGTTTGTGTGAGAGTGTAACTTGGATAAGCAATAACAAATAAGCGATACTGAGCACAAGGATAAGTATTCTTCCTAATTCCCAACCATCCCAAGAGTTGTTCACAATGCCTTCCTCCCTTTTGAAGAAGCCTTTTAAACCATTTATCATCAAACTTACCACTCTAAACCTTTGGTCATAAAATTAACTTTACTCATATTGTGGCAAGCAAAACTGTTTCTATGTAATTTTTAACAAAAATTTATATGCAATATTTTTGAGAGAAGAAGACACAATAACTTTTGAAAGGGGAGGTTTTTAACTATGAACCAATCGATCCGAAATCTTATGAGCTCCAATGTTGTTACAATTGATGCACAACAATCCGTGCAAGAAGCAGCACAGCTAATGAGCCAACATAACATTGGTGTGTTACCTGTAACACAAAATGGTCAAGTTTGTGGGATGATCACAGATCGTGATATTACGTTACGTGACACTGCAAAAGGTCAAGGTGGGAATGAACCGGTATCCCAAGTTATGACGAATAATGTAGTACAAGCGACACCAGACATGGATGTTAACCAAGTGTCACAATTAATGTCACAAAACCAAATTCGTAGAATTCCTGTCGTTGAAAACGGTCAGGTTGTCGGTATGTTCTCGCTAGGTGATATGGCAACGAATGAACAAACTGATCATCAAGCAGAAGAAACGCTTACGAATATTTCGAAACCATCTGAGCCTAATCATTAATCCTAGGAGCACCTGTTTAATTGCAGGTGCTTTCTTTAGTTAGTGATAGTTCGTACAAATATAGTTCATCCAAACATCATTTATATGAGTTCATAATTCATCTCATCGAAAAATAAAAATAACCTGTTTATCCAATGTCCTATTACATAATAACGGTAGTAAGATGTGTTGAGCTTTTTTAATTTATAATTGAAGGAAATGAGCATCAGTTTGAGGAATTTTAAACCATAATGATTTGGGTGCTTTGTTAAATAAAATGTTATGGTACTTATGAAATAAAGGTGAGAGTCATTTCTCATAGGATAGAAAGCTAGTATCCTATGGTTATTTGATTTTTTAGGTGAAGGGTGAGCATATTGTCGTTTCAAAACCAAACAATTTTACCATCTGTACGAAATATGAAAGAGTTTGATCAATTATTAAGTAGTGATTATGAATATTTAGTGTTACTTGATAGCCATGTTGGCCAAGTGAAGAACATTGTTGAAACTGCTAAAAAGTATAATAAAAAAATGTTTTTACATGTAGACTTAATTCAAGGATTGAAAAATGATGAATTTGCAACGGAATACTTATGTCAGCATGTGAAGCCAGCTGGTCTTATTTCAACTAGGGCTAATGTGATTATGACTGCAAAGAAGAAGGGTGTCTATGCAGTACAACGACTGTTTCTACTTGATACGAATGCGCTAGAAAAAAGTTATCGACTAATTGAAAAAACACAACCTGATTTTATTGAAGTTATGCCAGGAATTATTCCTCATATGATTGCTGAGGTTAAGGAACGAACGAACATTCAAATTTTTGCGGGTGGTTTAATTCGCTCACAGGAGGAAGTAAATGCTGCATTAGCATCAGGTGCCATTGCAGTTACAACTTCAATGCAAGATTTTTGGAAGTAAATAGAGTTTATTTCATTCATATACACATATTAACTAAAATGGAAAAATAACTAAAGATAAGCGTAATTCTGTCGATTATTAGAATGAGTGATTCTGAGGAGGTGCTAGTATGAATATTAGTAGCAATGTTTATAAACCGTCATTTTCGCATCAGAATGTTAGTAAACAAAGGACGGAGAAAACTATCGAATCTGATCAAAAAGATAATGGATTTGCACTTAATCAATTAAACGATACGTCCACATTAAATATTAAAAAAGAAAAGAAAGTAATAAAGCAAATAGATTCAAGGAATTTTCTGAAATTCCCTCCAGAAAATGCATCTGAAGAGGTGAAGGAAGCTTTTGATAATCTAAGTGAGGCGGAGAAAAAGGCATTTTCTCCATTACATGTACTTCATATGGTAAGACAGTTAACACCTGGAGGTTATAACTCTTTCTTAAATCAAATTAACGGCCTACACAAATCGTTAACTGATGGTTCATTAAAAACGGTACAAATGTACAATGATTTTTTTAATAAAAAAGATTTTTCTTATGAGCAGTTTGCAAGTGAAATGATAAGAGCGTGGGAAAAGTCAAAACAGTTTAATTCACCAGAAAACTACCAGGAAAGAAAGGCAGCTTTAGTGAGGTTTCAAAAAAATTTACTCGAAAAGGGAGATAACTAAAATACTAATGAGATTGACAAATATTAGTATTTTAGTTAATGTTGTATTAATGATTGATTAATCAATCATTAATACAAGTATAGGAGATGTAACATGCCTTTATCTGAACAACAAATTTTAATCATGAAACAAAAGAGAGAAAAGATTTTACAAGAAGCTATCGTGCTATTTTCAAGGCTCGGTTATGAAGGTACAACGATAAAAAAAGTAGCTGCTGCATCAGGTGTTAGCTTCGGTACGGTCTTCACATATTTTGAGAATAAAGATCAGCTTTTTCATGCTGCAATAGTTGAACCACTTGAAGAATATCGTTCTGAACTACTTGACTTCAATCCAAATGAAACAGATGTATTCGTTGAACTTGAGAAAATGGTTACAAATCATATTAAAATTTTTTCTGAATTAAGCGAGTATTTGAGTTTGATTGTTCATATTATCGGACAACATCATCGTTTTGAAACGACGTTTAAAGAAATCGACCAATTTTATAACGAGTTTAGAGAAAAACTTGTTGAGTTAATTACTAGTGGCCAAGATGCAGGAATATTATTTGAACAAG
Protein-coding sequences here:
- a CDS encoding glycerol-3-phosphate responsive antiterminator: MSFQNQTILPSVRNMKEFDQLLSSDYEYLVLLDSHVGQVKNIVETAKKYNKKMFLHVDLIQGLKNDEFATEYLCQHVKPAGLISTRANVIMTAKKKGVYAVQRLFLLDTNALEKSYRLIEKTQPDFIEVMPGIIPHMIAEVKERTNIQIFAGGLIRSQEEVNAALASGAIAVTTSMQDFWK
- a CDS encoding GMC family oxidoreductase is translated as MTQLPHVDICIVGTGASGSTLAYYLSEAGLSVSCLDAGPFREPLQDFASDELEMEKLFWNEPRISMGKDPINLSRNNSGKGVGGSAVHYTAQMLRFHHSDFKTKSIQSVGQDWPIRYEDVAPYYDKIQKTLLFSGPAQFPWKPYGGKFPLPQHHDLGNNALKFRAGCESLGMNHTVSPLAILSAPYGNRHPCINRGFCEEGCMPDAKTTPLNSFIPLAQKNGVSIQANTRVIEVLLNNQGKIHGVRYIYNGKQFIQTANVVVLASHAIETPRLLLHSKSNLFPNGLANSSGLVGKYLMANMNDQMIVKFDEEIRMYRGNPVQALTLDPYEEGEKTGNYARGFLLNSYGSRPVRLARLFNENNEHLWGETLRNFMLDYNFYGSFAMLGEMLPSHENCIKLSDQVDEFGVPIPEVHMNYSKNDHSIRNAAKQKLTELAEASGGKSFYHLKTTAHLLGGCRMGDNTNESVVNSFGQTHDVSNLFIIGTPTFVTAPSANPTFTVYALALRSAEYILEEYRKGNLIN
- a CDS encoding TetR/AcrR family transcriptional regulator, which codes for MPLSEQQILIMKQKREKILQEAIVLFSRLGYEGTTIKKVAAASGVSFGTVFTYFENKDQLFHAAIVEPLEEYRSELLDFNPNETDVFVELEKMVTNHIKIFSELSEYLSLIVHIIGQHHRFETTFKEIDQFYNEFREKLVELITSGQDAGILFEQEPIHVATAYFSLLMGIRLNTPDGADDQFWVNIIPIAIQLFGLKRS
- a CDS encoding gluconate 2-dehydrogenase subunit 3 family protein, whose translation is MDDLKKTYYPHYNVLKHKDEWDEHTRQVIQERFKPKHSSYFSTMEREILTDLSHHIFPSHLGEISIHIIDIFDERCSKGSIRGYRPGTTLPKTTVIDTGLKHIDEECILLHQLPFIQLEKEQQQKLITQWFVGDTTNNVWKAVTSVEFFKTLTAELIPIVYSDPSIWSHIGFGGPAFPHGYYAFGPKQFDNSEAPLHDSTSTR
- a CDS encoding CBS domain-containing protein, which translates into the protein MNQSIRNLMSSNVVTIDAQQSVQEAAQLMSQHNIGVLPVTQNGQVCGMITDRDITLRDTAKGQGGNEPVSQVMTNNVVQATPDMDVNQVSQLMSQNQIRRIPVVENGQVVGMFSLGDMATNEQTDHQAEETLTNISKPSEPNH